A portion of the Enterobacter sp. SA187 genome contains these proteins:
- a CDS encoding ABC transporter substrate-binding protein, with the protein MKKMLITLLAVLSVSAASAADFPVTIESCGTPVTFTGPPKRAIINDLNMAEMAFALHLQDRIVGLTGISGWYKMTPQFKQAMGTIPELAPKYPGLEVLLAAEPDFFFAGWNYGMKPGGEVTPDTLARYGIRTFVLSESCVFTTAHKNKATMDLLYNDVLTLGKIFGKREEAQALVSGWKKRLNALPERAAGTRPLKVFVYDSGEDKPFTSGKYAMPEAIIEAAGGKNALDALETSWGTTSWESVAATAPDFIILLDYQAGSGADALRHFLENHPLMKQTPAVQHQRYLKLQYAELTPGPANVEAVEKLARAMYPTAAN; encoded by the coding sequence ATGAAAAAAATGCTTATCACCCTGCTGGCCGTGCTGTCTGTTTCTGCAGCCAGCGCGGCAGATTTTCCGGTGACCATTGAGAGTTGCGGAACGCCGGTGACCTTCACCGGCCCGCCGAAAAGAGCGATTATCAACGATCTGAATATGGCGGAAATGGCCTTTGCGCTGCATCTGCAGGATCGCATTGTCGGGCTGACGGGGATCAGCGGCTGGTACAAGATGACGCCGCAATTTAAACAGGCGATGGGGACGATCCCGGAACTGGCGCCAAAGTATCCCGGGCTTGAGGTCTTACTGGCCGCGGAACCTGATTTCTTTTTTGCCGGCTGGAACTATGGCATGAAGCCCGGCGGTGAAGTGACGCCGGATACCTTAGCCAGATACGGCATCAGGACCTTTGTTCTCAGTGAAAGCTGCGTATTCACCACTGCACACAAAAATAAAGCCACTATGGATCTGTTGTATAACGACGTCCTCACGCTGGGTAAGATTTTTGGTAAGCGCGAAGAGGCGCAGGCGCTGGTCAGCGGCTGGAAAAAAAGACTCAATGCCTTACCAGAGCGGGCCGCGGGAACCCGACCTTTAAAGGTCTTTGTTTATGATTCAGGCGAGGATAAGCCCTTTACCAGCGGCAAATACGCCATGCCTGAAGCGATCATTGAGGCGGCTGGCGGTAAAAATGCGCTGGACGCGCTGGAGACCAGCTGGGGCACGACCTCATGGGAAAGCGTCGCGGCGACGGCACCGGACTTTATCATTTTGCTGGATTACCAGGCGGGCAGCGGCGCGGACGCGCTGCGTCATTTTCTGGAGAATCATCCGCTAATGAAACAAACCCCCGCGGTTCAGCATCAGCGCTACCTTAAACTTCAGTATGCCGAACTGACGCCGGGACCGGCTAACGTTGAGGCGGTGGAAAAGCTGGCGCGGGCGATGTACCCGACGGCGGCAAATTAA
- a CDS encoding methyl-accepting chemotaxis protein codes for MSVRRFSVLVFTFLLCIFLASAASSLWSLTRSNQSLDNVNKEIRVVLSVIDPINHSRTLRVRLMEAMINASLGDNQKAQASLTSANETMQKATAAFNNYQAAPRVAGEEEFAAPYRLAWQTYVDEGLRPLMDAASRNDSARFNQLVSTSIPQLDRQFEITLDNLLAFREKYAQRLNNEAQNRFMNSMLTIGIFALVFTLIIAAIYVLLRRRVLSPLDRARLHCQKMAAGELHVPVISHARDEIGDMLSSLDQMRLALVEIIAQVRHSSQSVAHAAEEIAAGNTDLSARTEEQAASLGQTAASMEQLTSTVKHTSENTLQANTLASNMRSAAQEGNAIVEEAVVSMKEIESSSGKIDTIIGIIEDIAFQTNILALNAAVEAARAGEQGRGFAVVASEVRNLAQRSSVAAKEIKELIEQSGKQVLLGSERVTSAGASMQRIITSVRQVSELMSEIALSTGEQSRGIEQINQAVAQMDTVTQQNAALVEEASAAAHSLQEQSKVLEETVAVFKLN; via the coding sequence ATGTCAGTAAGGCGTTTTTCAGTACTCGTTTTCACTTTTTTACTCTGTATTTTTCTCGCCAGCGCGGCCTCCAGTCTCTGGTCACTCACCCGTAGTAATCAGTCGCTTGATAATGTGAACAAGGAAATTCGTGTCGTCCTTTCCGTTATCGATCCTATTAACCACAGCCGCACGCTGCGGGTGCGTTTAATGGAGGCGATGATTAACGCGTCCCTGGGCGATAACCAGAAAGCGCAGGCGTCGCTGACCAGCGCGAATGAGACAATGCAAAAAGCGACAGCGGCGTTTAATAACTATCAGGCCGCGCCGCGCGTGGCTGGCGAAGAAGAATTCGCCGCGCCTTACCGTCTCGCCTGGCAGACCTATGTTGATGAGGGACTGCGCCCGCTGATGGACGCCGCAAGCCGCAACGATAGCGCTCGCTTTAATCAGCTGGTCAGCACCTCTATTCCGCAGCTCGATCGTCAGTTTGAAATTACGCTGGATAACCTGCTGGCGTTCCGCGAAAAATACGCTCAGCGTCTGAATAATGAAGCACAGAATCGCTTTATGAACAGCATGCTGACGATTGGTATTTTTGCGCTGGTATTTACGCTGATCATCGCTGCCATTTACGTCCTGCTGCGCCGCCGAGTGTTGTCGCCGCTGGACAGGGCGCGTCTGCACTGTCAGAAAATGGCGGCGGGCGAACTGCATGTCCCGGTGATTTCCCATGCACGGGATGAAATTGGTGACATGTTGTCGTCGCTGGATCAGATGCGTCTTGCGCTGGTGGAGATCATTGCCCAGGTGCGTCACTCCAGTCAGAGCGTGGCCCATGCAGCCGAAGAAATTGCCGCCGGGAATACCGATCTGTCGGCGCGTACTGAGGAACAGGCCGCGTCGCTGGGGCAGACGGCAGCCAGCATGGAACAGCTTACCTCAACGGTGAAACATACGTCAGAAAACACCCTCCAGGCTAACACGCTCGCCAGCAACATGCGCAGCGCCGCGCAGGAAGGCAACGCCATTGTTGAAGAAGCCGTGGTATCCATGAAGGAAATCGAATCCAGCTCCGGCAAAATCGACACCATCATTGGCATCATTGAAGACATCGCCTTCCAGACCAATATCCTGGCGCTTAACGCGGCGGTGGAAGCGGCCCGCGCAGGGGAGCAGGGGCGTGGTTTTGCGGTGGTGGCGAGTGAAGTGCGTAACCTGGCGCAGCGCTCATCCGTGGCGGCAAAAGAGATCAAAGAGCTTATTGAGCAATCTGGTAAGCAGGTACTGCTGGGCAGCGAACGCGTGACCAGCGCGGGGGCAAGCATGCAGCGTATTATTACCTCGGTGAGGCAGGTTTCCGAGCTGATGTCTGAAATTGCCCTGTCAACCGGCGAGCAAAGCCGCGGCATTGAGCAGATCAATCAGGCGGTGGCGCAGATGGATACGGTGACGCAACAAAACGCCGCGCTGGTGGAAGAGGCTTCTGCGGCCGCGCATTCTCTCCAGGAGCAGTCAAAAGTTCTGGAAGAAACCGTGGCCGTATTTAAACTCAACTGA
- a CDS encoding DUF1971 domain-containing protein yields MALQIPVHFRHTRSTPFWTKETVPQALLTHHNTKKGVYGRLSVMQGAVKYYGFASEHDATPEIEVVIEAGHFGISPPEYWHHVELLTDDTYFNIDFFADPQETLEGKGIGQVVNTHRS; encoded by the coding sequence ATGGCTTTACAAATTCCCGTTCATTTTCGTCACACCCGTTCCACCCCGTTCTGGACTAAAGAGACGGTGCCGCAGGCGCTGTTAACGCACCATAACACCAAAAAAGGCGTTTATGGCCGGTTATCCGTGATGCAGGGCGCGGTGAAGTACTATGGCTTCGCCAGCGAACATGACGCCACGCCGGAAATCGAAGTGGTTATCGAGGCCGGGCATTTTGGCATCAGCCCACCGGAATACTGGCATCACGTCGAACTGCTGACCGACGATACGTACTTTAATATTGATTTCTTTGCCGATCCGCAGGAAACGCTGGAAGGTAAGGGTATTGGTCAGGTAGTCAATACTCATCGCAGCTAA
- a CDS encoding VOC family protein — protein MSIRGIEHIGITVSDLAQAEQFFIGALGASVLYRMIPPGDDSKRVEGENMNPLNGFPPEMNVIGLSMLRLANGSNVELFQTAPAVNDRPAHPGLPGINHFSVYVDDIQKAGVQMRAHGAKMFDGPSDCFGQEEGQGNQTWFGMTPFGVLIELISLPAGVNCDDGTTQQRWIPAP, from the coding sequence ATGTCTATTCGCGGTATCGAACACATTGGCATCACGGTTTCTGATTTAGCCCAGGCAGAACAATTTTTTATCGGCGCGCTGGGGGCTTCTGTACTGTACAGAATGATCCCGCCCGGGGATGACAGTAAACGGGTGGAAGGTGAAAATATGAATCCTCTGAATGGTTTTCCGCCTGAAATGAACGTGATTGGCCTGTCGATGCTGCGCCTGGCAAATGGCAGCAATGTTGAGTTGTTCCAGACTGCGCCTGCGGTCAACGATCGCCCTGCACATCCTGGCCTGCCGGGTATTAATCATTTTTCCGTATACGTCGACGATATTCAGAAAGCGGGCGTACAGATGCGCGCCCACGGGGCTAAGATGTTCGACGGGCCTTCAGACTGCTTTGGTCAGGAAGAAGGCCAGGGAAATCAGACCTGGTTTGGCATGACGCCGTTTGGCGTGTTAATCGAACTGATTTCCCTGCCTGCCGGGGTGAATTGTGACGACGGCACAACGCAGCAGCGCTGGATCCCGGCACCATAA
- the gap gene encoding type I glyceraldehyde-3-phosphate dehydrogenase, giving the protein MVKIGINGFGRIGRNMLRAALGSDDIQVVAINDLTDSKTLAHLLKYDTLLGTLAAPVEASEGELKVDGNSIRVFSERDPANIPWSSVGVEIVIEATGFFTEREKAEVHITHGGAKRVIISAPAKNDDLTVVLGVNHENYDPEKHFVVSNGSCTTNGLAPAAQVLHQHFGIEHGLMNTTHAYTNSQALHDQPEKDLRGARAAAESIVPYSSGAAKALGKVIPELDGRLTGYSLRVPVPVVSIVDLTVTLKRDVTVEEVNAAFREAAASGPLQGILGYSDEPLVSSDYRGDPRSSIIDGLSTLVIGGNLVKILAWYDNEWGFSNRLVDLARLMAKRGL; this is encoded by the coding sequence ATGGTTAAGATCGGTATTAATGGCTTCGGCAGGATCGGACGCAATATGCTGCGTGCCGCGCTGGGTAGCGACGACATTCAGGTCGTGGCGATCAACGACCTCACCGACAGCAAAACCCTCGCGCATCTGCTGAAATACGACACCCTGCTTGGCACCCTTGCCGCGCCGGTGGAAGCCAGCGAAGGCGAGCTGAAAGTAGACGGAAACTCCATCCGCGTCTTCTCCGAGCGCGATCCGGCGAACATTCCGTGGAGCAGCGTGGGTGTTGAGATAGTGATTGAAGCCACTGGTTTCTTCACCGAGCGTGAAAAAGCCGAAGTGCATATCACCCACGGCGGCGCGAAACGCGTGATCATCTCCGCCCCGGCGAAAAACGACGACCTGACCGTGGTGCTGGGCGTTAACCACGAAAATTACGATCCAGAAAAACACTTTGTGGTCAGCAATGGCAGCTGCACCACCAACGGCCTCGCCCCTGCCGCCCAGGTTTTACATCAGCATTTTGGTATCGAGCACGGGCTGATGAATACCACCCACGCTTACACCAACAGCCAGGCGCTGCACGATCAGCCGGAGAAAGATCTGCGCGGCGCACGAGCAGCGGCAGAGTCGATTGTGCCTTACTCCAGCGGCGCGGCGAAAGCCCTCGGCAAAGTGATCCCTGAACTGGACGGTCGCCTGACCGGGTACTCGCTGCGCGTTCCGGTGCCGGTGGTGTCCATTGTCGATTTGACCGTCACCCTGAAACGCGACGTCACCGTTGAAGAAGTGAACGCCGCCTTCCGCGAGGCTGCCGCATCCGGTCCGCTACAAGGTATTCTGGGTTACAGCGACGAACCGCTGGTATCGAGCGATTACCGTGGCGATCCCCGTTCATCCATTATCGACGGGCTGTCCACGCTGGTGATTGGCGGCAATCTGGTGAAAATTCTCGCCTGGTATGATAACGAATGGGGCTTCTCGAACCGGCTGGTGGATCTGGCGCGGTTGATGGCGAAACGCGGGTTGTGA
- a CDS encoding ABC transporter ATP-binding protein has translation MKNNSAIPQTGHADAQDCVLSVDIRSSGRPGGGRLLSDIRFTVNTGECLAIIGPNGSGKSSLLRAISQELTSLHGDIRLRGRSLSCLSPQQRARQVAVLAQNDTPDLRLSLEDYVALGRIPHAGRVPRHEDDAIIASAIKESGLQHLRRRSLFALSGGERQRAALARVLAQTPDLILLDEPTNHLDPPGREELLSLVKSKGMAVVAVLHDLTLTGSFADRVLLLSQGRSTICDTPDKVLISEHLYPVFGLTSFTVPHPETGRALRIFEVPHCA, from the coding sequence GTGAAAAACAACAGCGCTATCCCGCAAACAGGCCATGCGGATGCACAGGATTGCGTTCTGAGTGTCGATATCCGGTCTTCCGGGCGACCGGGGGGCGGAAGGTTACTTTCAGACATCCGTTTTACGGTTAATACCGGGGAATGCCTGGCCATTATCGGGCCTAACGGCAGTGGGAAATCGTCATTATTACGGGCCATCAGTCAGGAACTGACGTCCCTTCACGGCGACATTCGTCTGCGGGGCCGGTCTTTATCCTGTCTATCTCCTCAACAGCGGGCCAGACAGGTAGCTGTACTGGCGCAAAATGATACGCCTGATTTACGGCTTTCCCTGGAAGACTATGTGGCGCTGGGGCGTATTCCTCATGCCGGACGTGTGCCGCGCCATGAAGATGACGCGATTATCGCCAGCGCCATTAAAGAAAGCGGATTGCAGCACCTGCGCAGGCGATCGCTGTTTGCCCTTTCTGGCGGCGAAAGGCAGCGGGCGGCGCTGGCACGTGTACTGGCGCAGACGCCTGATCTGATCCTGCTGGATGAACCGACCAACCATCTCGATCCCCCCGGGCGCGAGGAATTACTGTCGCTGGTGAAAAGTAAGGGGATGGCGGTGGTGGCGGTTTTGCACGATCTGACCCTTACGGGATCCTTTGCCGATCGGGTGCTTCTCCTGTCACAGGGGCGTTCCACAATCTGCGACACCCCGGATAAAGTTCTGATTTCAGAACACCTGTATCCCGTCTTTGGATTAACCAGCTTTACCGTACCGCACCCTGAGACAGGAAGGGCGTTGCGTATTTTTGAAGTGCCGCATTGTGCGTAA
- a CDS encoding DUF1971 domain-containing protein, with product MQRIVIPANYIHTRSTPFWTKETAPSSIWRRHLDAGTRQGVYPRLSVMRGIIRYYGYADETSPQPIETLTINAGEFGVFPPEKWHNIEALTDDTLFCVDFYVDPQILIES from the coding sequence ATGCAACGTATCGTTATACCCGCTAATTATATTCACACCCGCAGTACGCCTTTCTGGACTAAAGAGACCGCACCTTCTTCTATCTGGCGTCGGCATCTGGATGCCGGAACGCGACAGGGCGTCTATCCCCGTCTGAGCGTGATGCGCGGCATTATTCGTTATTACGGTTACGCCGATGAAACCAGCCCGCAACCCATTGAGACGTTAACAATTAACGCCGGTGAGTTTGGGGTATTTCCGCCCGAGAAATGGCATAACATCGAAGCGCTAACCGATGACACCCTGTTCTGCGTGGATTTTTACGTCGATCCGCAAATTTTGATTGAAAGTTAA
- a CDS encoding Hok/Gef family protein, with translation MLTKYALVAIIVLCLTALGFTLMVRDSLCELSIKERGMEFKAVLAYEPKK, from the coding sequence ATGCTGACAAAGTACGCCCTGGTGGCGATCATTGTGCTGTGTTTGACAGCGCTGGGATTCACGCTGATGGTGCGCGATTCACTCTGTGAACTGAGCATCAAAGAGCGTGGTATGGAGTTTAAGGCCGTTCTCGCTTACGAACCGAAGAAGTAG
- a CDS encoding GlxA family transcriptional regulator has translation MKTFLIIVPDGGMLFEAAGIADILMQANRVQAEQHAPPRYQITIATTQPHQVIHGQSGLNLLADYRLPQLDPRELRDTIMITGRGTNEDEGVAVVDWLRLAAPHARRVVSVCGGAMLLAQAGLLNGRRATTHWKLLEEMKSRYPLVAVESGPLYVQDGPIWTSGGVSSGFDLTLALVEDDYGFTLAREVAQDLVMYLRRPGGQMQFSRFQLQNCDLPGPIGELQRWILNNLSADLSVENLADRVAMSPRNFTRVFTRDAGVSPARFVAEARLAAARHQLEQTRDTLERVAISTGFGSSINLRRIFEKQLKLTPGEYRQRFHSRNLA, from the coding sequence ATGAAAACTTTTTTGATTATTGTTCCCGATGGCGGCATGTTGTTCGAAGCTGCCGGTATCGCCGATATCCTGATGCAGGCCAACCGCGTGCAGGCAGAGCAGCACGCGCCGCCGCGCTATCAGATCACCATTGCCACCACTCAGCCGCACCAGGTGATCCACGGGCAGTCGGGGTTGAACCTGCTGGCGGATTATCGTCTGCCGCAGCTCGATCCGCGTGAGCTCCGCGACACCATTATGATCACCGGGCGCGGCACAAATGAAGATGAAGGCGTGGCGGTGGTCGACTGGCTACGTCTTGCCGCCCCGCACGCCAGGCGGGTAGTGTCTGTTTGCGGCGGCGCGATGCTACTGGCGCAGGCTGGCCTGCTGAACGGACGACGTGCCACGACACACTGGAAGCTGCTGGAGGAGATGAAATCCCGCTATCCACTGGTGGCAGTGGAAAGCGGCCCACTCTATGTTCAGGACGGCCCTATCTGGACCTCCGGCGGCGTGAGTTCCGGGTTTGATCTGACGCTTGCGCTGGTAGAGGATGATTACGGATTTACCCTCGCCCGTGAAGTGGCCCAGGATCTGGTGATGTATCTGCGTCGCCCTGGCGGGCAGATGCAGTTCAGCCGTTTCCAGCTGCAAAACTGCGATCTTCCCGGCCCGATAGGTGAATTACAACGCTGGATCCTCAATAACCTCTCTGCTGATTTATCCGTTGAAAATCTGGCGGATCGGGTGGCAATGAGCCCGCGCAATTTCACCCGTGTCTTTACCCGCGACGCGGGTGTGTCTCCCGCGCGCTTCGTGGCGGAAGCGCGGCTGGCCGCAGCACGCCACCAGCTGGAGCAGACCCGCGACACCCTGGAGCGGGTCGCCATCAGCACGGGCTTTGGCTCCAGCATCAATCTGCGCCGCATTTTCGAGAAGCAGCTCAAGCTGACGCCCGGCGAATACCGGCAGCGATTTCACAGCCGCAATCTGGCGTAA
- a CDS encoding phosphoketolase family protein: MTQTSSLSDHDIALIDRYWRAANYLSVGQIYLMDNPLLREPLKPEHIKPRLLGHWGTTPGLNFIYAHLNRAIRERDLNMIYICGPGHGGPGMVANTWLEGSYSEIYPDVSQDAAGMQKLFKQFSFPGGIPSHAAPETPGSINEGGELGYSLSHAFGAVFDNPSLIAACVIGDGEAETGPLASSWFGNKFINAARDGAVLPILHLNGYKIANPTILGRASDENLQDLFRGYGYEPLLVSGHEPEKMHRQMAETLDNALNAIRDYQQQARAGTASSTLPRWPMIILRSPKGWTGPQSVDNKKVEDFWRAHQVPVSACRENDDHRHILEQWMRSYQPDDLFDQKGLLKEELRALAPSGEKRMGASPWANGGLLRRELNTPPLREFAVDVASPGETQTGTTAALGAYLAGIFQQNPDNFRLFGPDETESNRLGKVFDVTSRTWLLPKKSYDEQLAADGRVMEILSEHQCQGWLEGYLLTGRHGLFNCYEAFIHIVDSMFNQHAKWLKVTRKLPWRKPVSSLNYLLSSHVWRQDHNGYSHQDPGFIDHVANKKADIVRIYLPPDANTLLCVADHCLKTWDRINVIVAGKQPSPQWLTLEEAEKHCAAGMGIWHWAGTVQEGEKPDVVIGCAGDVPTMEALAAVDLLRGYLPELRIQVVNVVDLMALQTKDQHPHGLDDDAFEALFPSDTPVIFAFHGYPGLIHRLAYKRKNQQHFHVHGFIEEGTTTTPFDMTVLNELDRFHLAQDAIQHIPSLEGKADAILDALAEKIADHHRYVREYGEDLPEVQGWKWPSQQDGANIPE, encoded by the coding sequence ATGACACAGACATCTTCTCTTTCTGACCATGACATTGCACTCATCGATCGCTACTGGCGAGCCGCGAATTATCTCTCCGTCGGGCAAATTTATCTGATGGATAACCCCTTACTGCGCGAGCCGCTTAAACCGGAACATATCAAACCGCGCCTGCTGGGGCACTGGGGTACCACGCCCGGCCTGAATTTTATTTATGCTCACCTCAACCGCGCCATCCGCGAGCGCGATCTGAATATGATCTATATCTGCGGCCCCGGGCATGGCGGGCCGGGCATGGTGGCGAACACCTGGCTTGAAGGCAGCTACAGCGAAATTTATCCGGACGTCAGCCAGGACGCCGCAGGGATGCAGAAGCTGTTTAAACAGTTTTCCTTCCCGGGCGGTATTCCAAGCCACGCTGCCCCGGAAACGCCAGGGTCGATTAACGAAGGAGGCGAGCTGGGCTACTCGCTGTCGCATGCTTTTGGCGCGGTGTTTGACAACCCTTCCTTGATCGCTGCCTGCGTCATTGGCGATGGCGAAGCGGAAACCGGCCCGCTGGCGTCCAGCTGGTTTGGCAATAAATTTATCAATGCGGCGCGCGACGGCGCGGTACTGCCGATCCTGCACCTGAATGGCTATAAAATTGCCAATCCGACGATCCTCGGTCGCGCCAGCGATGAGAATTTGCAGGATCTTTTCCGGGGTTATGGTTATGAGCCGCTGCTGGTAAGCGGTCACGAGCCAGAAAAAATGCATCGCCAGATGGCGGAAACCCTCGATAACGCCCTCAATGCTATCCGCGATTATCAGCAGCAGGCGCGAGCGGGTACGGCGTCTTCCACGCTGCCCCGCTGGCCGATGATAATCCTGCGCAGTCCAAAAGGCTGGACGGGTCCACAGAGCGTGGATAATAAAAAGGTGGAAGATTTCTGGCGCGCGCATCAGGTGCCCGTCTCCGCCTGCCGGGAAAACGACGATCATCGTCACATCCTTGAACAGTGGATGCGCAGCTATCAGCCGGACGATCTCTTTGACCAGAAAGGCCTGCTGAAAGAAGAGCTGCGCGCCCTCGCCCCGTCCGGTGAGAAGCGCATGGGGGCATCGCCTTGGGCAAACGGGGGGCTGCTGCGCCGTGAGCTGAACACACCGCCGCTGCGGGAATTTGCCGTTGATGTCGCCTCACCCGGCGAGACGCAAACCGGCACCACCGCCGCGCTGGGGGCTTATCTGGCGGGAATTTTTCAGCAAAACCCGGATAATTTCCGGCTGTTCGGGCCGGATGAAACCGAATCGAACCGGCTGGGCAAAGTTTTCGATGTCACCAGTCGTACCTGGCTGCTGCCGAAAAAAAGCTATGATGAGCAACTGGCGGCGGATGGCCGGGTAATGGAAATCCTGAGCGAGCATCAGTGTCAGGGCTGGCTGGAGGGGTATCTGCTTACCGGCCGCCACGGTCTGTTTAACTGCTATGAAGCCTTTATACATATTGTCGATTCGATGTTTAACCAGCACGCGAAATGGCTGAAAGTCACGCGCAAGCTTCCCTGGCGTAAACCGGTTTCCTCGCTTAACTATCTGCTTTCGTCGCACGTGTGGCGGCAGGATCATAATGGATACAGCCATCAGGATCCGGGATTTATTGATCATGTGGCGAATAAAAAAGCCGATATTGTGCGCATCTATCTGCCGCCTGATGCCAATACCCTGCTCTGCGTCGCCGATCACTGCCTGAAAACCTGGGATCGCATTAACGTGATTGTCGCCGGGAAACAGCCTTCGCCTCAGTGGTTGACGCTGGAGGAAGCAGAAAAACACTGCGCGGCGGGCATGGGGATCTGGCACTGGGCCGGTACCGTACAGGAAGGTGAAAAGCCGGATGTGGTGATTGGTTGTGCGGGGGATGTGCCGACAATGGAGGCGCTGGCGGCGGTGGATCTGCTGCGCGGCTACCTGCCGGAGTTGCGCATTCAGGTGGTGAACGTGGTGGATCTGATGGCATTGCAGACAAAGGATCAGCATCCGCACGGTCTTGACGACGACGCTTTTGAGGCGCTGTTCCCGTCGGATACGCCGGTGATTTTTGCGTTCCACGGTTATCCGGGACTTATCCACCGCCTGGCCTATAAGCGCAAGAACCAGCAGCATTTCCACGTGCATGGATTTATTGAAGAAGGCACCACAACCACGCCGTTTGACATGACGGTGCTCAATGAACTGGACCGCTTCCATCTGGCGCAGGATGCCATTCAGCATATCCCTTCGCTGGAAGGAAAAGCGGATGCCATTCTTGATGCGCTGGCGGAAAAAATTGCCGACCATCACCGTTATGTGCGGGAATACGGCGAGGATCTGCCGGAGGTACAGGGATGGAAATGGCCGTCACAGCAGGATGGCGCAAATATTCCTGAATAA
- a CDS encoding DUF1869 domain-containing protein, whose product MAPDNKGYSLAVENRRSKEIQEKIYLKPMALYVPDIAVQAVTELVAGLSDSKENDKDFVLTVTNNNNGVSVDKDFDSIDELRDPLVVADAVKDLINIVRGYESDEETNVCGW is encoded by the coding sequence ATGGCACCTGATAATAAAGGCTATTCTTTAGCAGTGGAAAATCGCCGCAGTAAAGAGATTCAGGAAAAAATCTATCTCAAACCGATGGCGTTATATGTTCCGGATATTGCCGTGCAGGCGGTAACAGAATTGGTTGCAGGATTATCTGATAGCAAAGAAAACGATAAGGATTTTGTGCTGACTGTTACCAATAATAATAATGGCGTATCCGTGGATAAAGATTTTGACAGCATTGACGAACTCAGGGATCCCCTTGTTGTTGCTGATGCCGTTAAAGACCTGATTAATATCGTTCGTGGCTACGAGTCAGATGAAGAGACTAATGTTTGTGGCTGGTAA
- a CDS encoding Hok/Gef family protein: protein MLTKYALVAIIVLCLTALGFTLMVRDSLCELSIKERGMEFRAVLAYEPKK, encoded by the coding sequence ATGCTGACAAAGTACGCCCTGGTGGCGATCATTGTGCTGTGTTTGACAGCGCTGGGATTCACGCTGATGGTGCGCGATTCACTCTGTGAACTGAGCATCAAAGAGCGTGGTATGGAGTTTAGGGCCGTTCTCGCTTACGAACCGAAGAAGTAG
- a CDS encoding phage antirepressor KilAC domain-containing protein — MMISVDTLQAQNRAVTMSSRELAKLMGVAHTEVKRMVKSLETAQRLSSPVTGNQYESDGEMREEFLLNKRDSLLTVARISPAYTAEMLDRWQEREKDISLPDFTNPAAAARAWAEQYERCQRAEKQLELFAPKAAFFDEFVQVNESLGFRQLCKMLKAKEVDFRNFLLERNIMMRTNGTLTPPLHHIQAGYFTLHGGTGENRHTWSQARFTQKGVKWVADLWAKHLAARPIDTRPPERKELAQGPGWF, encoded by the coding sequence ATGATGATTTCTGTAGATACTCTCCAGGCGCAGAATCGGGCCGTGACAATGAGCAGCCGTGAGCTGGCGAAGTTGATGGGCGTTGCCCACACTGAAGTGAAGCGTATGGTCAAAAGCCTGGAAACCGCGCAACGTCTCTCATCGCCTGTCACGGGCAACCAGTACGAATCCGACGGTGAGATGCGCGAAGAGTTCTTGTTGAATAAACGGGACTCGCTGCTGACGGTGGCACGCATTTCTCCAGCCTATACCGCAGAGATGCTGGATCGCTGGCAGGAGCGTGAAAAAGACATCAGCCTGCCGGATTTCACTAATCCGGCTGCGGCGGCGCGTGCCTGGGCCGAACAGTATGAGCGGTGCCAGCGTGCGGAAAAGCAGCTTGAGCTATTTGCCCCTAAGGCGGCCTTTTTCGATGAGTTTGTGCAGGTAAATGAGTCGCTGGGTTTTCGTCAGCTGTGCAAAATGCTGAAGGCGAAAGAAGTGGATTTTCGTAATTTCCTGCTGGAGCGCAACATTATGATGCGCACCAACGGCACGCTGACGCCGCCGCTGCATCATATCCAGGCAGGCTATTTTACTCTGCATGGCGGTACCGGTGAGAACCGGCATACCTGGTCACAGGCGCGCTTTACGCAAAAAGGGGTGAAGTGGGTCGCGGATCTGTGGGCGAAGCATCTCGCCGCCCGTCCGATTGACACCCGGCCGCCTGAGCGTAAAGAGCTGGCGCAGGGGCCGGGCTGGTTTTAA